A genomic stretch from Candidatus Bathyarchaeia archaeon includes:
- a CDS encoding TatD family hydrolase — MELIDTHAHLEEVKDLKEAIKRADRVGVTAIIAVGSDYNSNLWVMHESHKYGTNRLKIYPALGLHPWGLDISKINETISLIEKNINNIIALGEVGLDYWCKDARKSDGVKGIQRETFLKILNLARESDKPVLVHSRGAWIDCVNMTIETGVKKAVFHWFSGPLEALKKILDHGYYISATPAAAYSKEHRKIIMKTPLENIVLETDSPVIYAGETSEPAHIIKALKAVAELKGESTEFVAEKTTENARKIFRLN; from the coding sequence ATGGAGCTGATAGATACGCACGCCCACTTGGAGGAGGTTAAGGATTTAAAGGAGGCTATTAAAAGAGCCGATAGGGTAGGTGTCACCGCAATAATCGCTGTAGGTTCAGACTATAACTCTAATCTCTGGGTCATGCATGAAAGCCATAAATATGGAACTAACAGATTAAAAATCTACCCAGCGCTCGGTCTTCACCCTTGGGGCTTAGATATTTCAAAGATTAATGAGACCATCAGTCTTATTGAAAAGAACATTAATAATATTATTGCCTTAGGCGAGGTTGGATTAGATTATTGGTGCAAGGATGCTAGAAAAAGCGATGGTGTTAAAGGGATTCAGAGAGAAACTTTCTTGAAAATACTTAATTTGGCAAGAGAGAGTGATAAACCAGTATTGGTTCATAGCAGAGGCGCATGGATAGACTGCGTTAATATGACCATAGAAACTGGAGTTAAGAAGGCTGTTTTTCATTGGTTTAGCGGACCCTTAGAAGCGCTTAAGAAAATACTTGATCATGGCTATTATATCTCTGCCACACCAGCTGCCGCATATAGCAAAGAACATAGGAAAATTATTATGAAAACACCATTAGAAAATATAGTTCTAGAGACGGACTCGCCGGTCATTTACGCCGGGGAGACCTCTGAACCAGCTCATATAATTAAAGCATTAAAGGCTGTTGCGGAACTAAAGGGTGAGAGCACGGAATTCGTAGCCGAGAAAACCACTGAGAATGCCAGAAAAATCTTTAGGCTTAATTAA
- a CDS encoding sulfide/dihydroorotate dehydrogenase-like FAD/NAD-binding protein yields MYKIIEKREIAPSIKLFKVFAPEIAKKAQPGQFVILRVDDKGERIPLTLADWDAKEGTITLAFLEIGVSTRKLGELTKGDMILDVFGPLGNPTELRNYGSVCIVGGGVGIAAAYPITRALKYAGNKITSIIGARTSKLLIFEEEMRRYSDELYISTDDGTKGYKGFVSDILRNLLEKGYMFNMVYAVGPAVMMKAVAEVTRPYKIKTIVSLNPIMVDGMGMCGACRVTVSGKTMFACVNGPEFDAHEVDFTELIRRQMTFLQEEKMALEFWEANKRGKAGVL; encoded by the coding sequence ATGTACAAAATAATTGAGAAGAGAGAAATAGCTCCATCAATTAAGCTTTTCAAAGTTTTTGCTCCTGAAATAGCTAAAAAGGCTCAACCAGGTCAGTTCGTCATTTTGAGGGTAGATGATAAAGGTGAGCGTATCCCGTTAACTCTAGCTGACTGGGATGCTAAAGAGGGGACAATAACTTTGGCATTCTTAGAGATTGGTGTTTCAACCAGAAAGCTCGGGGAATTAACGAAAGGCGACATGATATTGGATGTGTTTGGACCACTTGGAAATCCAACAGAGCTGAGAAACTATGGGTCTGTATGTATTGTGGGTGGCGGGGTTGGGATAGCAGCTGCATATCCGATAACCCGAGCTCTCAAATATGCTGGAAATAAAATAACCTCTATAATAGGTGCAAGAACATCCAAGCTACTAATTTTTGAGGAGGAAATGAGAAGGTATTCGGATGAATTGTACATATCTACAGATGATGGGACGAAGGGATATAAAGGCTTTGTGAGCGATATTCTCAGAAATTTGCTGGAGAAGGGATACATGTTTAATATGGTTTACGCCGTTGGCCCGGCTGTAATGATGAAAGCCGTAGCTGAAGTAACCAGACCATACAAAATTAAGACTATCGTAAGCTTAAACCCGATAATGGTAGATGGGATGGGTATGTGCGGAGCTTGCAGAGTAACTGTTAGTGGAAAAACAATGTTCGCATGCGTGAATGGTCCTGAATTTGACGCTCATGAAGTAGATTTTACTGAGTTAATTAGGAGACAAATGACTTTTCTCCAGGAGGAAAAGATGGCTCTTGAATTCTGGGAGGCAAACAAGAGGGGTAAGGCGGGTGTATTATGA